GGGTCGCCGTCGACGGGGTCGATGTCGCTGAAGGTCTCCTCGGCCATCCGCACCGCCCGCTTGCACTTGCCGGGCTGGCCCATGTTCGCGTAGGCGCGGGCCTCCATGGCGTACAGCATGGCCTGGGTGCGCGGCGTGGAGCCCTCCCTGCTGCCGTACTGCGCCAGGTGGATCAGTTCGAGGGCGTCCTCGGAGCGGCCCAGGTGGATCATCTGGCGGCCCATCTTGCTGAGCACGTACGACCCCAGCGGCCGGTCGCCCGCCTCCTTGGCGGCGTGCAGGGCGAGGACGAAGTATTTCTGGGCGGTGGGCTGGAGGCCGATGTCGTAGCTCATCCATCCGGCCAGCTCCGCCAGCTCCGCCGTGACGCGGAAGAGCCGCCGGGTGCTCTGCTCGCCGTGCCGCTCCTGGAGCAGGTCCGTCACCTCGTGCAGCTGTCCGACGACGGCCTTGCGGCGCAGCCCTCCCCCGCACTGCGCGTCCCAGGTGCGGAACATCTCGGTCGTCTGCTCCAGCAGCTCCAGCTCGGGCGGGGAGAGCCGGGAGCCCCGCCGCAGCCCGCCGCCACGGCTCGCCCGCTCCCGCGCGGGACCGGAGGCCGCGCCACCGGCCGGCCCGGAAGCCGCGGCACCGGCTCCCCCCGACGCCGAGGTGCCCGCGAAGGACGCCGTGCCGGCCGCCAGGCCTGCGGACGCTCCGGCGCCCCCGACAGCCGCGTGCCCGCCGCCCGGCCGGCGCCCGCCGGTGGATCCGGCCGCCGCCCCGTAGCCCGTCGCACCAGAGGCGCCCACCCCGGGACCGCCCGCCGCCGTACGCGGCACGCCGTCCCCGGGCATCCCGCTCTCGGGGCCCGGGCTGGGAACGAGCCAGCGCTGCATGGGCTCGATCAGCGCGGGCCCCGCGGCCATGGTGAGGGAGTTCCCGAGGAAGCCGCGGCGGCCCAGCATCAGGTCGCTGCGCGTGAAGTCGCTGATCAGCGCCACCGTCTGCGGCCCGGCCCACGGCAGGTCCACCCCGGAGGCCGCGGGGGACTGCCGGACGGGCCGCAGGCCGAGATCCTCGACCGCGACGACGCAGCCGAAGCGCTCGGAGAAGAGTTCGGACAGGATGCGGGGAATCGGCTCACGGGGCTGCTCACCGTCCAGCCAGCGGCGTACGCGCGAGGTGTCGGTGCTGATGTGGTGGGCGCCCAGCTGCCGGGCGCGACGGTTCACCTGACGCGCCAGCTCGCCTTTGGACCAGCCGCTGCGCACGAACCACGAGCGCAGCCGCTCGTTCGGGCTCTTGCCGGACTGGCCGCCCTCACCCACTGGTCACGCCCCCATTCGCGTCAGCGGCGGGCTCTGGCCCCGCCGACCGGCCGCACGCTGTGCGCCGCTCCCGCACACGATGCCTCCGGCATAGTCGGCTGCCGCGCTCTCTCCACTGTGTGCACCGAAAGTAATCCTACGATCACGGACACGCGAGGGTGATTCCAGAATCGCCACCATTCGCCACCCCTTCGAATGAACCTTTCAGCGCTTAGGCGCGCTTGACTTGACGCCTTGGCACGGCCGCACGGAAACACGCCCCACCTCACGGGCTCCGCGCGAGGCTCCCCCACTCGCGGACCTCGCCCCGCCACCCGTTCGTCACTGTGCGCAATGACTTCGTAACCATAGGCATACGAGACCCGTTGGAGGGGGCATGGGCTTCACGATCGGCGCCATCGGCGGTCTCAGCGGCATCCGGGAGATCAGGGATCTGCGGCCCGGCTCACGCAGGCGCGGTCACGCCTCGGCGTGCACAGCTGTCGCGGAGTACACGGGGCTGTGGGGCTGGGACGTGGTCCCTGGCGCCCGCGCCGCCCGCTCCGGCGGCCGGGTGGAGTGCTCATGCGGGGCCGTCGCCTGCCCCGCCCCAGGGGCCCACCCGCTGGACGCGTCCTTGGAGATCCCCGCCGGTGCCACCCTCGCGGAGGCGGGTGAAGCCTGGGCCGGTGTCCCGGGAGCGGCGCTGCTGCTTCCGACGGGACGTTTCTTCGACGTGATCGAGGTGGCCGAGCCCGCCGGACAGTGCGCCCTGGCGCGGCTGGAGCGGATGGGCGTGCCGCTGGGCCCGGTCGCGGCGACGCCGCACGGCAGGACGTGGTTCCTGGTCGCCCCCGGAGCCGCCGCCGAACTGCCCGAGCTGCTCTACCGGATGGGCTGGGACGACGCCGACCTCGATCTGCGCGGCAGGGGCGAGGGCGAGTACATCACCGCGCCGCCCTCCGACCTCGGCGGATTCGGACCGGTGCGGTGGCTGCGTCCGCCCACTCTGGAGGCGACGGGCCACCCGCCGCAGGCGAGGCTCCTGCTGGGCACGCTCGCCTACATCAGCCACCGCTCCGCCGTCGCGGACTAGCGCGGAAGCGGAGCGGGGCGGCGCCGTCGCGGCGGCATCGGGGGTGCGTCGCGACGGCGCCGATGTGTGTTCCGTGCAGCGGCAGGTCAGACCACTTCGATGCTGGTCCGACCGCCCCGTGGCGGGTCAGGCCTCTTCGACCAGGGCGTCCACGAACGCCTCCGGCTCGAACGGCGCCAGGTCGTCGGCGCCTTCACCCAGGCCCACCAGCTTGACCGGGACGCCCAGCTCGCGCTGCACGGCGACGACGATGCCGCCCTTGGCCGTGCCGTCCAGCTTGGTCAGCACGATGCCGGTGATGTCGACGACCTCGGCGAAGACCCGGGCCTGCACCAGCCCGTTCTGGCCCGTGGTCGCGTCCAGGACCAGCAGGACCTCGTCCACCGGGCCCTGCTTCTCCACGACGCGCTTGACCTTGCCCAGCTCGTCCATGAGGCCCGTCTTGGTGTGCAGCCGGCCCGCTGTGTCGATCAGGACGACGTCGGCGCCGGCCTCGGTGCCCTGCTTGACCGCGTCGAAGGCCACCGACGCGGGGTCGCCGCCCTCGGGGCCGCGGACCGTACGGGCGCCCACTCGGGTGCCCCAGGTCTCCAGCTGATCGGCGGCGGCGGCGCGGAAGGTGTCGGCGGCGCCCAGCACCACGGACTTGCCGTCGGCCACCAGTACGCGGGCGAGCTTGCCGCTGGTGGTGGTCTTGCCGGTGCCGTTGACGCCGACGACGAGCACGACACCGGGGCGGTCGACGGCGCCCTGGGTCTCGGTGTGCACGGTGCGGTCCAGGTCGGTGCCGATGAGGGTCAGCAGCTCCTCGCGCAGCAGGTCGCGCAGGTCCTGCGGGGTGCGGGTGCCGAGCACCCGGACGCGCTCGCGCAGCCGCTCGACCAGCTCCTGGGTGGGGCCGACGCCGACATCGGCGGTCAGCAGCGTGTCCTCCACCTCCTCCCAGGTCTCCTCGTCCAGGTGTTCCCTGGACAGCAGGGTCAGCAGGCCCTTGCCGAGGGTGTTCTGGGAGCGGGAGAGCCGGGCGCGCAGCCGCACCAGGCGTCCGGCGGTGGGCTCGGGGGTCTCGATCTCGGGCTCCGCCGGGGCGGCGGGTGCCGGTACGGCGGTCTCCGGCGGCGCCTCGGCCTCGGGGAGGCCGACCTCCTCGATCGTTCTGCGCGGCCCTCCCGGCGCGCCCTCGGCCTCCTCACCGACGTGTGGTTCGACGGTCGGAGTGGTGGTGCCTTCGTGGGTGGCGGGCTCCTCGGTCTTCAGCGCCTTCTTCTTACGGCCGCTGATCACGAGCCCGCTGATCGCGCCCAGCGCGATCACGGCGATGACTACAACAAGGATGACGATTTCCATAGCGGGTCCAGTATCCGCCACCGTCAACACTTCCCGGCCATTCCCTCTTCGCGCGCGCTCCGCTACGGTCCCCGCGCCCGTGCCGTCTCCCTGATGGGGGCCCTTGTGACCGTGACGACCAACATCCGATTCAACCTCGTACAGCCGCCGCATCCCCCAGGCGCACCCGACGCACCGCGGGAGAGTCTGGGCGACCGCTACCGTGCCGCGCTCGACATGGCGGCCTACGCCGACGAACACGGTGTGACTTCTCTCGTCGTCGAGGAGCACCACGGGTCCCCGGACGGCTGGCTGCCCGCGCCGCTGGCGCTGGCCGGGACGCTGCTGGGGCGCACGCGGCGGGCGGTGGTGACGGCGTGCGCGATCGTGGCGCCGCTGTACGACCCGCTGCGGCTGGCGGAGGACATCGCGGTGCTCGACCTGGCCAGCGGCGGGCGCCTGGTCACCGTCGCGGGGATCGGCTACCGCCCCGAGGAGTACGCGGCGCTCGGGCGGGACTTCGCACGCCGGGGCGCGCTCCAGGACGAGGCGCTGGAGACGCTGCTGGCGGCGTGGACCGGAGAGCTGTTCGACCACCGGGGCCGCAAGGTGCGGGTGACGCCGCGCCCGTACACCCGTCCGCATCCGATGCTGTTCGTCGGAGGCAGCTCCCGTCCGGCCGCCCGCCGGGCCGCACGGCTGGGGCTGCCGCTGTTCCTGTCCGCGCACCTGCCCGACCTCGCCCGCTACTACGAGGAGAAGTGCCAGGAGAGCGGGAGCAGCCCGCTGTGTCTGATGCCGCCCGCCGATCTGCCCACGCTGCACCTGACCGAGGACCCGGACCGCGCGTGGGCCGAGCTGGGCGAGCACTTCCTGTACGAGGCGCGCCAGTACGCCTCCTGGCAGACGCCGGACATGCACTCCGCGATGCGGGCGCGGGCCACGACGGTGCAGGAGTTGCGCGAGGAGGGCCTGTACCGCTTCGTCACCCCCCAGGAGTGCCTGGAGTTGGTCGCCCGGCAGCCGGAGGACGACCGGCAGGTGCTGTTGCACCCGCTGTGCGGCGGGATGCCCGTCGAGGAGGGATGGCGGTCGCTGCGCCTGCTGGCGGAGGAAGTCATTCCGCGGCTGCCCGGGTAGGAGCTTGTCTCCGGCGTACCGGATTCGACAGCGCGCTGCCCGGCTCGGATGGTTTCGAGCCGGGCAGCGCGTGCCGAGGAGTGGGCGGCGGGGGGGGTTAGCCCATCTCCTCCAACGCCTTGCCCTTGGTCTCCGGCACCCACTTGAGGATGAAGGGGATCGAGAGCACGGCGAAGACCGTGTAGAGGATGTACGTCGTCGACAGGTTCCACTCCGACAGGCTCGGGAAGCTCGCGGTGATCGCCCAGTTGGCGACCCACTGCGCGGAGGCGGCGACACCGAGCGCCGCGGCACGGATCTTGTTCGGGAAGATCTCGCCGAGCAGCACCCAGACGA
This sequence is a window from Streptomyces sp. NBC_01775. Protein-coding genes within it:
- a CDS encoding bifunctional DNA primase/polymerase, with the translated sequence MGFTIGAIGGLSGIREIRDLRPGSRRRGHASACTAVAEYTGLWGWDVVPGARAARSGGRVECSCGAVACPAPGAHPLDASLEIPAGATLAEAGEAWAGVPGAALLLPTGRFFDVIEVAEPAGQCALARLERMGVPLGPVAATPHGRTWFLVAPGAAAELPELLYRMGWDDADLDLRGRGEGEYITAPPSDLGGFGPVRWLRPPTLEATGHPPQARLLLGTLAYISHRSAVAD
- a CDS encoding LLM class flavin-dependent oxidoreductase; this translates as MGALVTVTTNIRFNLVQPPHPPGAPDAPRESLGDRYRAALDMAAYADEHGVTSLVVEEHHGSPDGWLPAPLALAGTLLGRTRRAVVTACAIVAPLYDPLRLAEDIAVLDLASGGRLVTVAGIGYRPEEYAALGRDFARRGALQDEALETLLAAWTGELFDHRGRKVRVTPRPYTRPHPMLFVGGSSRPAARRAARLGLPLFLSAHLPDLARYYEEKCQESGSSPLCLMPPADLPTLHLTEDPDRAWAELGEHFLYEARQYASWQTPDMHSAMRARATTVQELREEGLYRFVTPQECLELVARQPEDDRQVLLHPLCGGMPVEEGWRSLRLLAEEVIPRLPG
- the ftsY gene encoding signal recognition particle-docking protein FtsY, with the translated sequence MEIVILVVVIAVIALGAISGLVISGRKKKALKTEEPATHEGTTTPTVEPHVGEEAEGAPGGPRRTIEEVGLPEAEAPPETAVPAPAAPAEPEIETPEPTAGRLVRLRARLSRSQNTLGKGLLTLLSREHLDEETWEEVEDTLLTADVGVGPTQELVERLRERVRVLGTRTPQDLRDLLREELLTLIGTDLDRTVHTETQGAVDRPGVVLVVGVNGTGKTTTSGKLARVLVADGKSVVLGAADTFRAAAADQLETWGTRVGARTVRGPEGGDPASVAFDAVKQGTEAGADVVLIDTAGRLHTKTGLMDELGKVKRVVEKQGPVDEVLLVLDATTGQNGLVQARVFAEVVDITGIVLTKLDGTAKGGIVVAVQRELGVPVKLVGLGEGADDLAPFEPEAFVDALVEEA